A region from the Flavobacteriales bacterium genome encodes:
- a CDS encoding rod shape-determining protein translates to MGLLNFFTQEIAIDLGTANTLIIHNDKVVVDEPSIVAMDRTSGKVIAIGRAAQQMHGKTHENIKTVRPLRDGVIADFRAAEEMIKGMIKMINPGRQLFASQMRMVICIPSGITEVEKRAVRDSAEHANAKEVYLIHEPMAAAIGIGIDVEEPMGNMIIDIGGGTSEIAVIALGGIVCDKNIRVAGDELTQDIEEYMRRQHNILVGERTAEQIKIEVGAAMTELENPPPDYAVRGRDLMTGIPKEITVTYAEIAQALDKSISKIEEAILSALEATPPELSADIYRTGIYLAGGGALLRGLDKRISIKTKLPVHVAEDPLRAVARGTGIALKNIDRFQFLMRD, encoded by the coding sequence ATGGGCCTCCTCAACTTCTTCACCCAAGAGATCGCCATCGACCTCGGCACGGCCAACACGCTCATCATCCACAACGACAAGGTGGTGGTGGATGAGCCGAGCATCGTGGCCATGGACCGCACCAGTGGCAAGGTGATCGCCATAGGACGTGCTGCGCAGCAGATGCACGGCAAGACGCACGAGAACATCAAGACCGTGCGTCCGCTGCGGGACGGCGTGATAGCGGACTTCCGGGCAGCGGAAGAGATGATCAAGGGCATGATCAAGATGATCAACCCGGGTCGCCAGCTCTTCGCCTCGCAGATGCGTATGGTGATCTGCATCCCCAGTGGCATCACCGAAGTGGAGAAGCGCGCCGTGCGCGACAGCGCCGAGCATGCCAACGCCAAGGAGGTGTACCTGATCCACGAGCCCATGGCCGCTGCCATCGGTATCGGTATCGACGTGGAGGAGCCGATGGGCAATATGATCATCGACATCGGCGGCGGCACAAGCGAGATCGCGGTGATCGCCCTGGGTGGCATCGTGTGCGACAAGAACATCCGCGTGGCTGGTGATGAACTGACACAGGACATCGAGGAGTACATGCGCCGCCAGCACAACATCCTTGTGGGCGAGCGCACGGCCGAGCAGATCAAGATCGAGGTCGGCGCCGCAATGACCGAACTGGAGAACCCACCGCCCGATTATGCTGTGCGGGGCCGCGACCTCATGACGGGCATCCCCAAGGAGATCACGGTGACGTACGCGGAGATCGCACAGGCCCTGGACAAGTCGATCAGTAAGATCGAAGAGGCCATCCTGAGCGCCTTGGAAGCCACGCCGCCCGAGCTGAGCGCCGACATCTACCGCACCGGTATCTACCTGGCCGGCGGTGGCGCCCTGCTGCGCGGCCTCGATAAACGCATCAGCATCAAGACGAAGCTGCCCGTGCACGTGGCCGAGGATCCCCTGCGCGCAGTGGCTCGCGGCACCGGCATCGCGCTCAAGAACATTGATCGTTTCCAATTCCTGATGAGGGATTGA
- the mrdA gene encoding penicillin-binding protein 2 has product MNFEDRKYVLVATVLFVCAVFVLRLFYVQVIDDQWTKKAANISQRTITEFPSRGLVYDRKGRLLTANTPVYDIMVVPREVKGLDTAALAQLVGVPLEEARKRLKDARAYSAYKPSIFEKQITADQYAAIAVHLHNHKGFYGQSRTLRTYPARVAAHLLGYLSEVDARKVEQDPYYKPGDVIGVGGLESYYEKELRGQRGVRFMLVDVHNNMKGRYKGGAYDTLSVDGKHLFTSIDLDVQALGERLMKGKKGSIVALEPKTGEVIAMVTSPTYDPELLVGRVRNTNYRILQKDSLNPLFDRALQAQYPPGSIFKIVQSLTALQEGVIQPNTSFACNKALVGCHNHPTAGSVEEAIQYSCNPYFYQVFKRLLEQDKDPNRFKDAAIGLKEWKEHMQRFGLGAKPALDLPALKGGSIPGVDLYDRVHGKERWAFSTIYSLSIGQGEVLVVPAQMANLAAIFANHGYYIDPHVVRAVGHQDSTLTTWQRHETGIDAKWFDLVDEGMRRVVNEPGGTARSARIDSITVCGKTGTAENPHGQDHAVFIAYAPMEDPKIAIAVYVENSGFGGTWAAPIASLLMEQYLTGEVKRPEVVKKMEEADLISKEKFFVKKKKPARRRR; this is encoded by the coding sequence ATGAACTTCGAGGACCGCAAATACGTGCTGGTCGCCACCGTGCTCTTCGTGTGCGCGGTGTTCGTGCTGCGTTTGTTCTACGTGCAGGTCATCGACGACCAATGGACTAAAAAGGCGGCCAACATCAGCCAGCGCACCATCACGGAATTCCCCAGCAGGGGCCTCGTGTACGACCGCAAGGGACGACTGCTCACGGCCAACACCCCGGTGTACGACATCATGGTGGTGCCACGTGAGGTGAAAGGCCTTGATACGGCGGCATTGGCGCAATTGGTGGGCGTACCGTTGGAAGAGGCCCGCAAACGTCTGAAGGATGCCAGGGCTTACAGCGCCTACAAGCCCAGCATCTTCGAGAAACAGATCACTGCGGACCAGTACGCGGCCATTGCCGTGCACCTTCACAACCACAAGGGATTCTATGGGCAAAGCCGCACCCTGCGCACCTACCCCGCGCGAGTGGCGGCGCACCTGCTCGGCTATCTCAGCGAAGTGGACGCGCGGAAAGTCGAGCAGGACCCGTACTATAAGCCGGGCGACGTGATCGGCGTGGGCGGGTTGGAGAGCTATTACGAGAAGGAGCTCCGGGGGCAACGCGGCGTGCGCTTCATGCTAGTGGACGTGCACAACAACATGAAGGGCCGCTACAAAGGCGGTGCCTACGATACGTTGAGCGTGGACGGCAAGCACCTCTTTACGAGCATCGACCTCGACGTGCAGGCGCTGGGGGAGCGGCTGATGAAGGGCAAGAAGGGCAGCATCGTGGCCCTGGAACCAAAGACCGGCGAAGTGATCGCCATGGTGACCTCGCCCACGTACGACCCCGAGCTGCTCGTGGGCCGCGTGCGCAACACCAACTACCGCATCCTTCAGAAGGACTCGCTCAACCCGCTGTTCGATCGCGCGTTGCAAGCGCAGTACCCGCCGGGCTCCATTTTCAAGATCGTGCAATCGCTCACGGCCTTGCAGGAAGGCGTCATTCAGCCCAACACCAGTTTCGCGTGCAACAAGGCATTGGTGGGCTGTCACAACCACCCCACGGCGGGCAGTGTTGAAGAGGCCATCCAATACTCGTGCAATCCCTACTTCTACCAAGTGTTCAAGCGCCTGTTGGAGCAGGATAAAGACCCGAACCGCTTCAAGGACGCCGCCATCGGATTGAAGGAATGGAAGGAGCACATGCAGCGCTTCGGTCTTGGTGCCAAGCCCGCGCTCGACCTGCCCGCGCTCAAGGGCGGAAGCATCCCTGGTGTTGACCTGTACGACCGTGTGCATGGCAAGGAGCGCTGGGCCTTCAGCACCATCTACTCGCTGAGCATCGGCCAGGGCGAAGTGCTGGTGGTGCCCGCGCAGATGGCCAACCTCGCGGCCATCTTCGCCAACCACGGCTACTATATCGACCCGCACGTGGTGCGCGCCGTGGGGCACCAGGACAGCACGCTCACCACGTGGCAGCGCCATGAGACCGGCATCGATGCCAAGTGGTTCGACCTGGTGGACGAGGGCATGCGCCGCGTGGTGAACGAGCCCGGCGGCACGGCCCGCAGCGCCCGCATCGATAGCATCACCGTGTGCGGCAAGACCGGCACCGCCGAGAACCCGCACGGACAGGACCACGCCGTGTTCATCGCCTACGCGCCGATGGAAGATCCCAAGATCGCCATCGCCGTTTACGTGGAGAACAGCGGCTTCGGCGGTACGTGGGCCGCGCCCATCGCAAGCCTGCTCATGGAGCAGTACCTCACCGGCGAAGTGAAGCGCCCCGAGGTGGTGAAGAAGATGGAGGAGGCCGACCTCATCAGCAAGGAGAAGTTCTTCGTGAAGAAGAAAAAACCCGCGCGCCGCCGCCGATGA
- the mutL gene encoding DNA mismatch repair endonuclease MutL, whose product MSDIIRLLPDHVANQIAAGEVVQRPASVVKELLENSVDAVATSVALVVKDAGRTLIQVSDNGMGMSPTDARLSFERHATSKISKADDLFALRTKGFRGEALASIAAVAQVELKTRRTNDELGTRIVIEGSRIRSQEPIAAPVGTSLSVRSLFFNVPARRQFLKSDAVELKHIVDEFQRVALAHPDLAFTLVHNDQEMFHLPAHDQPGVSSAGLRLRIAHLFGRKYDERLVPVEEHTDFVSVMGFTGKPEHAKRTRGEQFFFVNRRFIRSNYLDHAVRTAYDALLPKDHYPGCWVFLELDPAHIDINIHPTKTEIKFRDDRTVYAIVNAAVRRGLGKNNMGPSLDFDHEPAIDIMAQTSQRSVTVQSAAWRSTDLGRHTRVDGWQQLFDLSGTEDGVVRRPVDNGRNKDHAEPGIGRDPSSKTRRDDEGTESATEATEVGHAPITLPSRALDDVPNNERPVTQLHGKYILAQTRSGFIVVDQQRAHERIHYERALKSLTEGAGMSQQQLFPATVELSPADHVLLSDILPDLRALGFDLEPMSGSTVAVNGMPAEAADEDPAALLGSLLEQVKHERGTLRNERHHALARSMAFGVAQRQVRTLTTTEMHDLIDRLFACEQPYRSPGGKPVIVPFSLDELNERFER is encoded by the coding sequence ATGAGCGACATCATACGCCTGCTGCCCGACCACGTGGCCAACCAGATCGCAGCGGGCGAAGTGGTGCAACGCCCGGCCAGCGTGGTGAAGGAGCTGTTGGAGAACAGCGTGGATGCCGTGGCAACCTCCGTCGCGCTGGTTGTGAAGGATGCCGGGCGAACGCTGATCCAGGTGAGCGACAACGGCATGGGCATGAGCCCCACCGACGCCCGGCTCAGCTTCGAGCGGCACGCCACCAGCAAGATCAGCAAGGCCGACGACCTCTTTGCCCTGCGGACGAAAGGCTTCCGTGGCGAAGCGCTGGCCAGCATCGCGGCCGTGGCCCAAGTGGAACTCAAGACACGGCGGACCAACGATGAGCTCGGCACACGCATCGTCATCGAAGGGAGCCGCATCCGCAGCCAGGAACCGATCGCCGCACCAGTCGGCACCTCGCTCAGTGTGCGCAGCCTCTTCTTCAACGTGCCCGCACGCCGGCAGTTCCTGAAGAGCGATGCGGTGGAGCTGAAGCACATCGTGGACGAGTTCCAGCGCGTGGCCCTGGCCCACCCCGACCTGGCCTTCACCTTGGTGCACAACGACCAGGAGATGTTCCACCTGCCCGCGCACGACCAGCCGGGCGTTTCGAGCGCTGGACTGCGCCTGCGCATCGCGCACCTCTTCGGCCGCAAGTACGACGAGCGCTTGGTGCCCGTGGAGGAGCACACCGACTTCGTGAGCGTGATGGGCTTCACCGGAAAGCCGGAGCACGCGAAACGCACGCGCGGCGAACAGTTCTTCTTCGTCAACCGCCGTTTCATCCGCAGCAACTACCTGGACCACGCCGTGCGCACCGCCTACGATGCACTGCTTCCCAAGGACCACTATCCGGGCTGCTGGGTCTTTTTGGAGCTCGATCCGGCCCACATCGACATCAACATCCATCCCACCAAGACGGAGATCAAGTTCCGCGACGACCGCACCGTGTACGCGATCGTGAACGCGGCCGTGCGCCGCGGGCTGGGCAAGAACAACATGGGCCCCTCGCTCGATTTCGACCACGAGCCCGCCATCGACATCATGGCGCAAACGAGCCAGCGCAGCGTTACGGTGCAGAGCGCGGCATGGCGCAGCACGGACCTCGGCCGCCACACCCGCGTGGACGGCTGGCAGCAGCTGTTCGACTTGTCGGGGACGGAGGACGGAGTGGTGAGGAGGCCGGTTGATAACGGGCGGAATAAGGACCATGCAGAGCCGGGCATTGGGCGGGATCCCTCCTCGAAGACTCGTCGGGATGACGAGGGAACGGAAAGTGCCACGGAAGCGACGGAAGTCGGCCACGCGCCGATCACATTGCCAAGCCGGGCGCTGGACGATGTGCCGAACAACGAGCGGCCCGTGACGCAGTTGCACGGCAAGTACATCCTCGCCCAAACTCGCAGTGGCTTCATTGTAGTGGACCAGCAGCGCGCGCACGAGCGCATCCATTACGAACGTGCGTTGAAGTCGCTCACGGAAGGCGCAGGCATGAGCCAGCAACAGCTCTTCCCAGCCACCGTGGAACTGTCACCGGCGGACCATGTGCTGCTCAGCGATATCCTGCCCGACCTGCGCGCGCTCGGCTTCGACCTGGAGCCCATGAGCGGTAGCACCGTAGCCGTGAACGGTATGCCCGCCGAAGCCGCCGACGAAGATCCCGCCGCGCTGCTCGGCTCACTGTTGGAGCAAGTGAAGCACGAACGCGGCACCCTGCGCAACGAGCGCCACCACGCACTGGCCCGTAGCATGGCCTTCGGTGTTGCGCAACGACAGGTGCGCACGCTCACCACCACGGAGATGCACGACCTCATCGATCGGCTCTTCGCCTGCGAGCAACCCTATCGCTCACCCGGTGGTAAGCCAGTGATCGTTCCTTTCAGCCTCGACGAACTCAACGAACGTTTCGAGCGATGA
- the rodA gene encoding rod shape-determining protein RodA, whose protein sequence is MNKRENIIANLDPVILGIYLLLMGLGLMNIYSASYDPDFPNFFDQTTEHGKQAVWIGISLTLGAAVMLVRGDFLRDFSYGIYAFILLLLVLVLIIGKEVHGQKGWFGVGSFGVQPSEFAKFATALALSRYLSGLKALADNRSRLVSTVIIAAPAALILLQPDTGTALVSLAFILVLYKEGLSGNFLLLGILALVLGILSLLTKDSSQDLPFTEVVLTGKYFLITMIALVLLGLVFVVRRLVVRRERKRYFQLMGFTFLISVGIISSVDYAFNNVLQDHHRDRILDMLGQKEDLKGFGYNVEQSKIAIGSGGLLGKGYLEGTHTKYKYVPEQSTDFIFCTVGEEWGFLGSVLLIALFATLILRIIFISDRQRSRFTRIYCYCVACIFFFHLTINIGMTVGLAPVIGIPLPFFSYGGSSLIGFSILLGILLRLDAERLGQLR, encoded by the coding sequence ATGAACAAGCGCGAGAACATCATCGCCAACCTCGACCCGGTGATCCTGGGCATCTACCTGCTGCTCATGGGGCTGGGGCTGATGAACATCTACAGCGCCAGCTACGACCCCGACTTCCCCAATTTCTTTGACCAGACCACCGAGCACGGCAAACAGGCCGTGTGGATCGGCATCAGCCTCACCCTGGGCGCTGCGGTAATGCTGGTGCGCGGCGACTTCCTCCGTGATTTCAGCTATGGCATCTACGCCTTCATCCTGCTGTTGCTCGTCCTCGTGCTCATCATCGGCAAGGAGGTGCATGGCCAGAAGGGTTGGTTCGGTGTGGGCTCCTTCGGCGTACAGCCCAGCGAGTTCGCCAAGTTCGCCACAGCCCTTGCCCTCAGCCGCTACCTCAGCGGCTTGAAAGCGCTCGCCGATAACCGCTCGCGACTGGTCAGCACGGTCATCATCGCGGCCCCGGCGGCGCTCATCCTGCTTCAACCCGATACAGGCACCGCGCTCGTGAGCCTCGCCTTCATCCTGGTGCTCTACAAGGAAGGCCTGTCCGGTAACTTCCTGCTCCTGGGCATCCTGGCGCTCGTGCTCGGCATCCTCAGCCTGCTCACCAAGGACAGCAGCCAGGACCTGCCTTTCACCGAGGTGGTGCTCACCGGCAAGTACTTCCTCATCACAATGATCGCGCTCGTGCTGCTGGGCCTCGTCTTCGTGGTGCGCCGCTTGGTGGTGCGCCGCGAGCGCAAGCGCTACTTCCAGCTCATGGGGTTCACCTTCCTCATCAGCGTGGGCATCATCAGCAGCGTGGACTACGCCTTCAACAACGTGCTGCAGGACCACCACCGCGACCGCATCCTGGACATGCTGGGGCAGAAGGAAGACCTGAAGGGCTTCGGCTACAACGTGGAGCAGAGCAAGATCGCCATCGGGAGCGGCGGCCTGCTCGGCAAGGGCTACCTGGAAGGCACGCACACCAAATACAAGTACGTGCCCGAGCAAAGCACCGATTTCATCTTCTGCACCGTAGGGGAGGAGTGGGGCTTCCTGGGCAGCGTGCTCCTCATCGCGCTGTTCGCCACGCTCATCCTGCGCATCATCTTCATCAGCGATCGGCAGCGCTCGCGCTTCACGCGCATCTACTGCTACTGCGTGGCGTGCATCTTCTTCTTCCACCTCACCATCAACATCGGCATGACGGTCGGCCTCGCCCCCGTCATCGGCATACCGCTGCCCTTCTTCAGCTACGGCGGCAGCTCGCTCATCGGCTTCAGTATCCTCCTCGGCATCCTGCTACGGCTCGATGCGGAGAGACTGGGGCAATTGAGGTGA
- a CDS encoding cbb3-type cytochrome c oxidase subunit I, whose protein sequence is MGAHAHADHGAAAHHEHHHHEESFISKWIFSQDHKMISKQFLVTAIIMAVVAVMMSIFFRLQLAWPGEGFAITNFFLGDKWAPNGVLDSNMYLGLVTIHGTIMVFFVLTGGLSGTFSNLLIPLQVGARDMASGFLNMLSYWFFFLSSVLMLASLFVEGGPASAGWTVYPPLSALPQAIPGSGAGMTLWLTSMAVFIVSALLGGLNYVVTVLNLRTKGMKMTRMPLTIWAFLITAVLGILSFPVLLSAALLLLMDRTLGTSFYLSEIHIGGEALDNMGGSVILFQHLFWFLGHPEVYIVLLPALGITSEIIATNARKPIFGYRAMIGSILAIGFLSFIVWGHHMFVTGMNPFLGSVFVVTTLLIAIPSAVKVFNYITTLWKGNIVMTPAMLFSIGLVATFIAGGLTGIILADSSLDIPVHDTYFVVAHFHIVMGMSAIFGMFAGIYHWFPRMYGKMMNTRMGYAHFWITFICAFGVFFPMHYIGLAGAPRRYYEYTSFPMFDNVIDLNVVVTVFAIAGALAQLIFIYNFFYSIFRGPATSQNPWRSTTLEWTAPVKHMHGNWPGKIPEVHRWPYDYSKPGKDEDFVPQNVPHADGEEESHG, encoded by the coding sequence ATGGGTGCACACGCACACGCTGATCACGGGGCGGCCGCTCACCACGAGCACCACCACCACGAGGAGAGCTTCATCTCGAAGTGGATCTTCTCGCAAGACCATAAGATGATCAGCAAGCAGTTCCTCGTGACTGCGATCATCATGGCCGTGGTGGCCGTGATGATGTCCATCTTCTTCCGCCTGCAACTGGCATGGCCGGGCGAGGGCTTCGCGATCACCAACTTCTTCCTGGGTGACAAGTGGGCGCCCAACGGCGTGCTGGACAGCAACATGTACCTCGGGTTGGTGACCATCCACGGTACCATCATGGTGTTCTTCGTGCTGACCGGCGGTCTGTCCGGTACGTTCAGCAACCTGCTCATCCCCTTGCAGGTGGGAGCGCGCGACATGGCCAGCGGTTTCCTGAACATGCTGTCATACTGGTTCTTCTTCCTCAGCAGCGTGCTCATGCTCGCCAGTCTCTTCGTGGAAGGGGGACCCGCAAGCGCTGGCTGGACCGTTTACCCACCGCTGAGCGCATTGCCACAGGCCATACCCGGCTCCGGCGCCGGCATGACGCTCTGGCTCACCAGCATGGCCGTCTTCATCGTCAGTGCCCTGCTCGGTGGCTTGAACTACGTGGTAACGGTGCTGAACCTGCGCACCAAGGGCATGAAGATGACGCGCATGCCGCTCACCATTTGGGCATTCCTGATCACCGCGGTGCTCGGCATCCTCTCTTTCCCTGTGCTCTTGAGCGCGGCGCTGCTGCTGCTCATGGACCGGACACTGGGCACCAGCTTCTACCTGAGCGAGATCCACATCGGCGGTGAGGCCTTGGACAACATGGGCGGAAGCGTGATCCTCTTCCAGCACCTGTTCTGGTTCCTCGGCCACCCGGAAGTGTACATCGTGCTGCTGCCCGCATTGGGCATCACGTCCGAGATCATCGCCACCAATGCGCGCAAGCCCATCTTCGGTTACCGCGCCATGATCGGGTCCATCCTGGCGATCGGCTTCCTGAGCTTCATCGTGTGGGGCCACCACATGTTCGTAACCGGCATGAACCCCTTCCTCGGAAGCGTGTTCGTGGTCACCACCCTGCTCATCGCCATACCGTCGGCGGTGAAGGTGTTCAACTACATCACCACGCTCTGGAAAGGCAACATCGTGATGACGCCGGCCATGCTCTTCAGCATCGGCCTTGTGGCCACCTTCATCGCGGGCGGTCTCACTGGCATCATCCTCGCCGACAGCTCGTTGGACATCCCCGTGCACGACACCTACTTCGTGGTGGCGCACTTCCATATCGTGATGGGCATGAGCGCCATCTTCGGGATGTTCGCCGGGATCTACCACTGGTTCCCGCGCATGTACGGCAAGATGATGAACACGCGCATGGGGTATGCGCACTTCTGGATCACCTTCATCTGCGCGTTCGGCGTGTTCTTCCCCATGCATTATATCGGCCTGGCCGGTGCCCCGCGCCGTTATTACGAGTACACCTCGTTCCCGATGTTCGACAACGTCATCGACCTGAACGTGGTGGTGACCGTCTTCGCCATTGCCGGCGCGTTGGCCCAGCTCATCTTCATCTACAACTTCTTCTACAGCATCTTCCGGGGCCCGGCCACCAGCCAGAACCCCTGGCGCAGCACCACCCTGGAGTGGACCGCCCCCGTGAAGCACATGCACGGCAACTGGCCCGGCAAGATCCCCGAGGTGCACCGTTGGCCCTATGACTACAGCAAGCCCGGCAAGGACGAGGATTTCGTGCCGCAGAACGTGCCGCATGCCGACGGCGAGGAGGAGAGCCACGGCTGA
- the mreD gene encoding rod shape-determining protein MreD has product MIIVGNLFRFVVLIAAQVLLLDQLDVANGWLVPYLYVLFLIMLPLELPTWAVLLIGFATGATVDLFSSTPGMHAGACTVMAFARTGVLRLLRPRDGYEPGVTPSLRTMGAVWFITCSALLVPVHHIWLFFTEVLRFDRFFGTLGRSLASAALTLVLILLVQLLFFRSDRQRS; this is encoded by the coding sequence ATGATCATCGTCGGCAACCTGTTCCGGTTCGTGGTGCTCATCGCCGCACAGGTGCTGCTGCTCGATCAGCTCGATGTGGCCAACGGCTGGCTGGTGCCCTACCTGTATGTCCTTTTCCTGATCATGCTTCCGTTGGAACTGCCTACATGGGCGGTACTGCTCATCGGGTTCGCGACCGGGGCCACCGTGGACCTGTTCAGCAGCACCCCGGGCATGCATGCCGGGGCCTGCACCGTGATGGCCTTCGCGCGCACGGGCGTGCTGCGGCTGCTGCGCCCGCGCGATGGTTATGAGCCCGGCGTAACGCCGAGCCTGCGGACCATGGGGGCCGTTTGGTTCATCACATGCTCGGCTCTCCTGGTGCCCGTGCACCACATCTGGCTCTTTTTCACCGAAGTGCTCCGCTTCGACCGGTTCTTCGGAACACTGGGCCGCAGCCTGGCCAGCGCCGCGCTCACCCTCGTGCTCATCCTGCTGGTGCAGCTCCTCTTCTTCCGCTCCGATCGGCAGCGCTCATGA
- a CDS encoding rod shape-determining protein MreC → MRDLFRFLWRSRSTLLFIALMTLSFVWLARGNDHHRAQAFTSSQAAVGTVYGWRDEVVQYTNLVEDNQRLNGALAHLMERSRGSFLATTAPVHIVNDTVLLQRYRYFDAGVINNTIGKQRNYLTLDKGTKAGLGKGMGVIGAKGVAGKVYECSPRFSTAMSLLNADLHFSTIFPKTGHSGIYTWDTGDPLTARVSDVPKHALIEVGDTVVTGGNDQVFPMGVPVGVVQSVENTPGAVALDIVIALSEDLSRCNHVWVVNDLLTLERDTLEAKLPAE, encoded by the coding sequence ATGAGAGACCTCTTCAGATTCCTCTGGCGGTCGCGGAGCACCTTGCTGTTCATCGCGCTGATGACGCTCTCGTTCGTGTGGCTGGCGCGCGGAAACGACCATCATCGGGCGCAGGCCTTCACCAGTAGCCAGGCAGCTGTGGGCACGGTGTACGGCTGGCGCGATGAAGTGGTGCAGTACACCAACCTTGTGGAAGACAACCAGCGTTTGAACGGTGCCTTGGCCCATCTGATGGAACGCTCACGCGGCAGTTTCCTGGCCACCACGGCCCCGGTGCACATCGTGAACGACACGGTGCTGTTGCAGCGCTACCGCTACTTCGACGCGGGCGTGATCAACAACACCATCGGCAAGCAGCGCAACTACCTCACCTTGGACAAAGGCACCAAGGCCGGGTTGGGCAAAGGCATGGGCGTCATCGGGGCGAAAGGCGTGGCGGGCAAGGTGTACGAATGCAGCCCGCGGTTCAGTACGGCCATGAGCTTGTTGAACGCGGACCTGCACTTCAGCACCATCTTCCCGAAGACCGGGCATTCCGGCATTTACACTTGGGATACCGGCGACCCGCTGACGGCCCGCGTTAGCGACGTGCCCAAGCATGCGCTCATCGAAGTGGGCGACACCGTGGTGACGGGCGGCAACGACCAGGTGTTCCCCATGGGCGTGCCGGTGGGCGTGGTGCAAAGCGTGGAGAACACGCCGGGCGCGGTGGCGCTGGACATCGTCATCGCCCTGAGCGAGGACCTGTCGCGGTGCAACCACGTATGGGTGGTGAACGACCTGCTGACCTTGGAACGCGACACGTTGGAAGCCAAGCTCCCCGCCGAATGA
- the purH gene encoding bifunctional phosphoribosylaminoimidazolecarboxamide formyltransferase/IMP cyclohydrolase encodes MDGTKRITSALLSVYQKDGLEPIVRSLHRLGVHLYSTGGTQEFIERLGIPVTPVEELTTYPSILGGRVKTLHPKVFGGILGRRGLESDVAQLEEYSIPPIDLVVVDLYPFEATVAAGGTEEAIIEKIDIGGISLIRAAAKNHNDVVIVPSMGQYPALQRMLDEGKGTSTLAERKQLAAAAFAVSSSYDGAIQRWFTGGTHVLRYGENPHQPAAFHGDLRGMFEQLNGKDLSYNNLLDLDSAVELVDDLATLPGVPFAILKHNNACGAALRPTVKAAWDDALAGDPVSAFGGVLITTAVIDKITAEAIDTIFFEIICAPGYNTDALEVLRKKKNRIILVRKPSTKPARKLRTALNGVLEQAPDAAVDGPANMSVATKKAPTAVEMDDLVFANILVKHTKSNAIVLAKNRQLLASGTGQTSRVDALEQAIAKAGKFNFDLKGAVMASDAFFPFPDCVTIAHAAGITAIVQPGGSIKDNESIAACDAQGQAMVITGNRHFKH; translated from the coding sequence TTGGACGGCACCAAGCGCATCACCAGCGCGCTCCTTTCTGTTTACCAAAAAGACGGTCTTGAACCCATCGTCCGGAGCCTCCACCGCCTGGGGGTGCATCTCTATTCCACGGGAGGAACGCAGGAGTTCATCGAGCGGCTGGGCATTCCCGTTACGCCTGTCGAAGAACTCACCACCTATCCGAGCATCCTTGGGGGCCGCGTGAAGACATTGCATCCGAAGGTGTTCGGCGGCATTCTCGGCAGGCGCGGCCTTGAGAGCGACGTGGCCCAGTTGGAGGAGTATTCCATCCCGCCGATCGACCTTGTGGTGGTTGATCTGTACCCGTTCGAGGCGACGGTAGCGGCGGGTGGAACGGAGGAAGCGATCATCGAGAAGATCGACATCGGTGGCATCAGTTTGATCCGCGCAGCGGCCAAGAACCACAACGATGTGGTCATCGTGCCGAGCATGGGCCAGTACCCGGCGTTGCAGAGGATGCTTGACGAGGGAAAGGGGACCAGCACGTTGGCTGAGCGTAAGCAGCTTGCCGCCGCTGCCTTCGCCGTTAGCTCCAGCTACGACGGTGCCATCCAGCGCTGGTTCACGGGTGGGACGCACGTGTTGCGCTATGGCGAGAACCCCCACCAACCGGCGGCCTTCCACGGTGACCTGCGCGGCATGTTCGAGCAGCTGAACGGCAAGGACCTCAGCTACAACAACTTGCTGGACCTGGACAGTGCGGTGGAACTTGTTGACGACCTCGCTACGCTGCCTGGCGTGCCTTTCGCGATCCTGAAGCACAACAATGCCTGCGGTGCCGCGCTGCGGCCGACAGTGAAAGCTGCTTGGGACGATGCGCTTGCTGGCGACCCGGTGAGCGCGTTCGGCGGCGTGCTCATCACCACCGCCGTTATCGACAAGATCACGGCCGAGGCCATCGATACCATCTTCTTCGAGATCATCTGCGCACCGGGCTATAACACCGATGCATTGGAGGTGCTTCGGAAGAAGAAGAACCGCATCATCCTCGTGCGTAAGCCTTCCACCAAACCAGCCCGGAAACTGCGTACCGCGCTCAACGGCGTGTTGGAGCAAGCGCCTGACGCGGCCGTTGATGGACCAGCCAACATGTCCGTGGCCACCAAGAAGGCACCGACCGCAGTGGAAATGGACGACCTGGTCTTCGCGAACATTCTGGTGAAGCACACCAAGAGCAACGCCATCGTGCTTGCGAAGAACAGGCAGCTGCTCGCCAGCGGCACCGGACAGACCAGTCGCGTGGATGCACTGGAGCAGGCCATCGCCAAGGCGGGCAAATTCAACTTCGACCTCAAGGGCGCCGTGATGGCCAGCGACGCCTTCTTCCCGTTCCCCGATTGTGTCACCATCGCTCACGCAGCCGGCATCACCGCCATCGTGCAGCCGGGTGGCAGCATCAAGGACAACGAGAGCATCGCCGCCTGCGATGCGCAGGGACAAGCCATGGTCATCACCGGCAACCGCCACTTCAAACACTGA